Proteins from a genomic interval of Youhaiella tibetensis:
- a CDS encoding nucleotidyltransferase family protein, which yields MTRLKPDVMLLAAGYGKRMLPLTETTPKPLIEVAGQRLLDRVIANARDEDLDRFVINAHHLAPQIEAAARERGLTVSNEPELLNTGGGVRQALPLLATDPILIMNTDAFWPEGSDAPIGRMIDLFAEKRPEMVLLCVQPRRAHGFRRSHDFCLAPDAHVTLDRGQPVIYGGVALVARSVFEGAPEGAFSLAALFDRNLERNHLYGVVLDAPWFHVGDVQGLAEADHLLASA from the coding sequence ATGACCCGACTCAAACCCGATGTGATGCTGCTTGCCGCGGGCTACGGCAAACGCATGCTCCCGCTCACCGAAACCACGCCCAAGCCGCTGATCGAAGTGGCTGGACAGAGGCTGCTCGACCGGGTCATCGCCAATGCGCGCGACGAGGACCTCGACCGGTTCGTGATCAACGCCCACCACCTGGCGCCCCAGATCGAGGCCGCCGCCCGCGAGCGCGGGCTGACCGTGTCGAACGAGCCCGAGCTTCTCAACACCGGCGGCGGCGTGCGGCAGGCCCTCCCTTTGCTGGCCACCGACCCTATCCTCATCATGAATACCGATGCCTTCTGGCCCGAGGGCTCGGACGCGCCGATCGGGCGGATGATCGACCTTTTCGCCGAGAAACGACCCGAGATGGTGCTGCTCTGCGTGCAGCCCCGGCGCGCCCACGGCTTCCGCCGCAGCCACGATTTCTGCCTGGCGCCCGATGCGCACGTCACTCTCGATCGCGGCCAGCCGGTGATCTATGGCGGTGTCGCGCTGGTGGCGCGCTCGGTCTTCGAGGGGGCACCCGAAGGCGCGTTCTCGCTGGCGGCGCTTTTCGACCGTAACCTCGAGCGCAACCACCTCTATGGGGTAGTTCTCGATGCGCCCTGGTTCCATGTCGGAGACGTCCAGGGACTGGCCGAAGCCGACCATCTGCTGGCTTCGGCATGA
- a CDS encoding DUF1810 domain-containing protein, with amino-acid sequence MLEHFVVAQEPVYETVRAELRAGHKRTHWMWFIFPQLAGLGTSVMAQKFGIASLDQANDYVIHPVLGPRLIECTNMVNRHLGMRAEDIFGEIDALKFCSSMTLFAVASPEHPVFETAINAFCNGRFDPLTLARL; translated from the coding sequence ATGCTCGAGCATTTCGTCGTCGCGCAGGAGCCAGTCTACGAGACCGTGCGGGCCGAGCTTCGCGCCGGCCACAAGCGCACGCACTGGATGTGGTTCATATTCCCCCAGCTTGCGGGCCTGGGCACCTCGGTGATGGCCCAGAAGTTCGGCATCGCCTCGCTCGATCAGGCGAACGACTACGTCATTCACCCCGTTCTGGGGCCGCGGCTGATCGAATGCACCAACATGGTCAACCGTCACCTGGGAATGCGCGCCGAGGACATCTTCGGGGAGATCGATGCCCTCAAATTTTGTTCATCCATGACTTTGTTTGCGGTGGCCTCGCCCGAGCATCCGGTGTTCGAAACGGCCATCAATGCCTTTTGCAACGGGCGGTTCGATCCGTTGACGCTCGCCCGGCTCTGA
- a CDS encoding heavy metal translocating P-type ATPase, whose amino-acid sequence MDQGTETRTLNWRVEGMDCASCAAKIRTALERMPGVSEVAITHTTEKLSLKLAEGGAAPEAIEKQISQLGYAARPFTGAAPTAPRHDHAEGEHDHDHDHDHDHGAVGHVHGEEPGDRDKAWWQTRKGQLVIGTGALYLLAWAAKLALPDISYWAFVIATLIGVAPIALRAFQAARAGSPFTIEMLMTIAATGALVIGAAEEAALVVFLFAVGEVLEGAAAAQARASIKALGELVPKTALIEENGATRQVEASALRIGQTVLVRPGDRIPADGIVVSGTSGVDQSPVTGESVPVTRTEGDEVFAGSINTQAALRIRVEKAAADNTISRIVKLVEEAHEARAPTERFIDRFSRWYMPAIVGVAILVTLVPPLVGLGDWWTWLYRGLTLLLIGCPCALVISVPASIASALAAGARQGLLLKGGIVIETVAKTRTVAFDKTGTLTRGEPRVTDVVALAGSQDEVLRLAAAVEAGSSHPLAQAIVAHATSLGLNIPPGRDETAMAGKGVSANVEGAEIFVGATREEASLPEALRLEAEGKTVSAVKRNGTIIGLVALRDEPREDAPSTIGALRAMNVKSVMLTGDNARTGAAIAGALDMDYRAELMPQDKVSAIKALGEGVMMVGDGINDAPALAAAATGIAMGSGTDVALETADGALLRSRLTDVVNMIGLSRATMSNIGQNITVALGLKAVFLVTSVLGITGLWIAILADTGATVLVTANALRLLGWKGK is encoded by the coding sequence ATGGACCAGGGAACCGAAACCCGGACGCTGAACTGGCGCGTGGAAGGCATGGATTGTGCCAGTTGCGCGGCCAAGATCCGCACCGCGCTCGAGCGCATGCCGGGCGTATCGGAGGTCGCGATCACCCACACGACCGAGAAGCTCTCGCTCAAGCTGGCCGAAGGCGGCGCCGCGCCCGAGGCCATCGAGAAGCAGATTTCCCAGCTCGGCTATGCCGCCCGGCCCTTCACCGGCGCCGCGCCCACCGCGCCCCGGCATGACCACGCCGAGGGGGAGCACGACCATGATCATGATCACGACCACGATCACGGCGCCGTCGGCCATGTGCATGGCGAGGAGCCGGGGGATCGCGACAAGGCCTGGTGGCAGACCCGCAAGGGCCAGCTCGTCATCGGCACGGGCGCGCTCTACCTTCTTGCGTGGGCGGCCAAGCTCGCCTTGCCGGACATCTCCTATTGGGCCTTCGTCATCGCCACGCTGATCGGGGTGGCCCCGATTGCCCTGCGCGCCTTCCAGGCGGCGCGGGCGGGCTCGCCCTTCACCATCGAAATGCTCATGACCATCGCCGCCACGGGCGCCCTGGTCATCGGGGCCGCCGAGGAGGCGGCGCTCGTCGTCTTCCTCTTTGCAGTGGGCGAAGTGCTCGAGGGCGCGGCGGCGGCGCAGGCGCGCGCCTCCATCAAGGCGCTTGGCGAACTCGTGCCCAAGACGGCGCTCATCGAGGAGAACGGGGCGACCCGCCAGGTCGAGGCCTCGGCGCTACGCATCGGCCAGACCGTGCTGGTGCGGCCTGGCGATCGCATTCCCGCCGACGGCATCGTGGTGTCCGGCACCTCGGGCGTCGACCAGTCGCCGGTTACCGGGGAATCGGTGCCCGTCACCCGCACGGAGGGCGACGAGGTCTTCGCCGGTTCGATCAACACCCAGGCGGCGCTGCGGATCCGGGTTGAAAAGGCGGCCGCCGACAACACCATCTCGCGCATCGTCAAGCTGGTGGAAGAGGCCCATGAGGCGCGCGCGCCCACCGAGCGGTTCATCGACCGGTTCTCGCGCTGGTACATGCCGGCCATCGTGGGCGTTGCGATCCTGGTCACGCTCGTCCCGCCGCTCGTCGGGCTCGGGGACTGGTGGACCTGGCTCTATCGCGGCCTCACCCTGCTGCTCATCGGGTGCCCGTGCGCGCTGGTGATCTCGGTTCCGGCCTCCATCGCCTCGGCACTTGCCGCCGGGGCACGCCAAGGCTTGCTGCTCAAGGGTGGCATCGTCATCGAGACCGTCGCCAAGACGCGGACCGTGGCCTTCGACAAGACCGGCACGCTGACCCGGGGCGAACCCAGGGTCACGGACGTGGTCGCGCTCGCAGGCAGCCAGGACGAGGTGCTGCGGCTGGCCGCGGCGGTCGAGGCCGGCTCGAGCCATCCGCTGGCGCAGGCCATCGTCGCGCACGCGACGTCTTTGGGGCTGAACATCCCCCCGGGCCGCGACGAAACCGCGATGGCCGGCAAGGGCGTCTCCGCCAATGTCGAGGGGGCCGAGATTTTCGTCGGCGCGACGCGCGAGGAGGCCTCGCTCCCCGAAGCGCTGCGGCTTGAAGCCGAGGGCAAGACGGTTTCGGCGGTCAAGCGCAACGGCACGATCATCGGCCTTGTCGCCCTGCGGGACGAACCGCGCGAGGACGCCCCTTCGACGATCGGCGCACTCCGGGCCATGAACGTCAAATCGGTGATGCTGACGGGCGACAACGCCCGCACCGGCGCCGCCATCGCCGGGGCACTGGACATGGATTATCGCGCCGAGCTCATGCCGCAGGACAAGGTGAGCGCCATCAAGGCCCTGGGCGAGGGCGTCATGATGGTCGGAGACGGCATCAACGACGCCCCTGCCCTCGCCGCCGCGGCGACCGGCATCGCCATGGGTTCGGGCACCGACGTGGCCCTCGAAACCGCCGACGGCGCCCTGCTGCGCAGCCGCCTAACCGACGTCGTCAACATGATCGGCCTCTCCCGCGCCACCATGAGCAACATCGGCCAGAACATCACTGTCGCACTGGGCCTGAAGGCCGTGTTCCTGGTCACGAGCGTCCTCGGCATCACCGGCCTCTGGATCGCCATCCTCGCCGACACCGGCGCCACGGTCCTGGTAACCGCCAACGCCCTGCGGCTGCTCGGCTGGAAAGGCAAGTAG
- a CDS encoding ABC transporter ATP-binding protein — protein MSEIVLETRHVTRDYHVSGGLFRPEKVIHAVKDANFKLEKGKTLAIVGESGSGKSTLARILTLIDPATSGELLIEGQPVDITKGLSKEMRRKVQIIFQNPYGSLNPRQKIGDVLAEPLLINTSMPAAERREKAMQMLLKVGLGPEHFNRYPHMFSGGQRQRIAIARSLMLNPKLLVLDEPVSALDLSVQAQILNLLADLQDEFGLTYVFISHDLSVVRYIADEVMVMYLGEVVEYGTRDAVFDNPQHSYTKTLFAATPKADVESIKARLARKRAAA, from the coding sequence ATGAGCGAGATCGTTCTCGAAACCCGCCACGTCACCCGCGACTATCACGTCTCGGGCGGCCTGTTCCGGCCCGAAAAGGTCATCCACGCCGTCAAGGACGCCAACTTCAAGCTCGAAAAGGGCAAGACGCTGGCCATCGTCGGGGAATCGGGTTCGGGCAAGTCCACGCTCGCCCGTATCCTCACGCTCATCGACCCGGCGACCTCGGGCGAATTGCTGATCGAAGGCCAGCCGGTCGACATCACCAAGGGGCTCTCCAAGGAGATGCGCCGCAAGGTGCAGATCATCTTCCAGAACCCCTATGGCTCGCTCAACCCGCGCCAGAAGATCGGCGACGTGCTGGCCGAACCGCTGCTGATCAACACCAGCATGCCGGCCGCCGAGCGACGCGAGAAGGCCATGCAGATGCTGCTCAAGGTTGGCCTCGGCCCCGAGCACTTCAACCGCTACCCGCACATGTTCTCGGGCGGGCAGCGCCAGCGCATCGCCATCGCCCGTTCGCTCATGCTCAACCCCAAGCTGCTGGTGCTGGACGAGCCCGTCTCCGCGCTCGACCTTTCGGTGCAGGCGCAGATCCTCAACCTGCTGGCGGACCTCCAGGACGAGTTCGGGCTGACCTATGTGTTCATCAGCCATGACCTCTCGGTGGTGCGCTACATCGCCGACGAGGTGATGGTGATGTACCTGGGAGAGGTGGTGGAATACGGCACGCGCGACGCGGTGTTCGACAATCCGCAGCACAGCTACACCAAGACCCTGTTCGCGGCCACGCCCAAGGCGGACGTGGAAAGCATCAAGGCCCGCCTGGCGAGAAAGCGCGCCGCGGCCTAG
- a CDS encoding ABC transporter ATP-binding protein: MALLEIKNLSVGFDTSVGLFMAVQGIDLTIDSREVLAIVGESGSGKSVAMLAVMGLLPNTATVTADKMTFEGRDLLTMSDSERRKIVGKDIAMIFQEPIASLNPCFTVGFQIMETLRQHTSLGKKQRHERAVELLRLVGINDAAERLSAYPHQMSGGQCQRVMIAIAIACNPKLLIADEPTTALDVTIQKQILDLLMKLQERHGMGLIMITHDMGVVAETADRVIVQYKGRKMEEADVLTLFENPKSNYTRALLSALPENATGDRLPTVADFHMEGSP, encoded by the coding sequence ATGGCTCTGCTTGAAATCAAGAACCTCTCGGTGGGCTTCGACACCTCGGTGGGCCTGTTCATGGCCGTCCAGGGCATCGACCTCACCATCGACTCGCGCGAAGTACTCGCCATCGTCGGCGAATCCGGCTCGGGCAAGTCGGTGGCCATGCTGGCGGTGATGGGGCTCCTGCCCAACACCGCCACCGTCACCGCCGACAAGATGACCTTCGAAGGGCGCGACCTGCTCACCATGTCCGATTCCGAACGGCGCAAGATCGTCGGCAAGGATATCGCCATGATCTTCCAGGAGCCGATCGCCAGCCTCAACCCGTGCTTTACGGTCGGCTTCCAGATCATGGAAACGCTGCGCCAGCACACCAGCCTGGGCAAGAAGCAGCGGCACGAGCGCGCGGTGGAACTTTTGCGCCTGGTCGGCATCAACGATGCCGCCGAGCGCCTGAGCGCCTATCCGCACCAGATGTCGGGCGGCCAGTGCCAGCGCGTGATGATCGCCATCGCCATCGCCTGCAACCCGAAACTGCTGATCGCGGACGAGCCCACCACCGCGCTCGACGTGACCATCCAGAAGCAGATCCTCGATCTGCTCATGAAGCTCCAGGAACGCCATGGCATGGGGCTGATCATGATCACCCACGACATGGGCGTGGTCGCCGAAACCGCCGACCGCGTCATCGTCCAGTACAAGGGCCGCAAGATGGAAGAGGCCGACGTGCTGACGCTCTTCGAGAATCCCAAGAGCAACTATACCCGGGCGCTGCTCTCGGCCCTGCCCGAGAACGCCACGGGCGATCGCCTGCCCACCGTCGCCGACTTCCACATGGAAGGGAGCCCGTGA
- a CDS encoding ABC-F family ATP-binding cassette domain-containing protein, producing the protein MAAAPILALQDIKLTLGSTLLLDGAELSVTPGDKIALVGRNGSGKSTLLKIAAGEIEADSGLRFVQPGVTVRYLPQEPDLSAFASTLAYVEAGLTEGDDHYRAQYLLEQLGLTGREEPKNLSGGEARRAALARVLAPEPDILLLDEPTNHLDLPAIEWLEEEISSLRSAIVLISHDRRFLADLTKATVWLDRGITRRLNQGFSGFETWRDSVLEEEEQARHKLDRQIVREEHWLTYGVTARRKRNVRRLENLSNLRQQRKEGRRATGEVKMTVSEGTTSGALVVDADTISKSFGDRPIVKDFTTRVIRGDRVGIVGPNGAGKTTLIKLLTGELAPDSGRVKLGSSLELATLDQGRKGLAPETTLKDALTQGGSDTLIINGQPKHVMGYMKDFLFTPEQARTAVSKLSGGERGRLTLARALALPSNVLVLDEPTNDLDLETLDLLQELLADYPGTVVVVSHDRDFLDRVSTSVIVAEGNGEWNEYAGGYSDMVAQRGYGVRKPEAKAAPAKPKPAQQVPAAAPAAKRKLSFKEKHALETLPAQIKKLENEIARLQEALADPGLYAKSPEEFEKKSAALGKADAERAAAEEQWLELEILREELEG; encoded by the coding sequence ATGGCAGCAGCGCCTATCCTCGCGCTTCAGGATATCAAACTCACGCTCGGCTCGACGCTCCTGCTCGATGGCGCCGAACTCTCGGTGACGCCCGGCGACAAGATCGCGCTGGTCGGCCGCAACGGGTCGGGCAAGTCGACGCTCCTCAAGATCGCAGCCGGCGAGATCGAGGCCGATTCCGGCCTGCGTTTCGTCCAGCCGGGCGTCACGGTGCGCTATCTGCCCCAGGAGCCGGATCTTTCCGCCTTTGCGAGCACGCTCGCCTATGTCGAGGCGGGGCTGACCGAGGGCGACGATCACTATCGCGCCCAGTACCTGCTCGAGCAACTCGGGCTCACCGGCAGGGAAGAGCCGAAAAACCTCTCGGGCGGCGAGGCGCGCCGCGCCGCGCTGGCGCGGGTGCTGGCGCCCGAGCCCGATATCCTGTTGCTGGACGAGCCCACCAACCACCTCGACCTGCCGGCCATCGAATGGCTGGAAGAGGAAATCTCCTCGCTGCGTTCGGCCATCGTGCTCATCAGCCACGACCGGCGATTCCTGGCTGATCTCACCAAGGCCACCGTCTGGCTCGACCGCGGCATCACCCGCCGCCTCAACCAGGGTTTCTCGGGCTTCGAGACGTGGCGAGACAGCGTGCTCGAGGAAGAGGAACAGGCCCGCCACAAGCTCGACCGCCAGATCGTGCGCGAAGAGCACTGGCTGACCTATGGCGTCACCGCCCGCCGCAAGCGCAACGTGCGCCGGCTCGAAAACCTCTCGAACCTGCGCCAGCAACGCAAGGAAGGCCGCCGCGCCACGGGCGAGGTCAAGATGACCGTCTCGGAGGGCACGACCTCGGGCGCGCTGGTGGTGGATGCCGACACCATCTCCAAGAGTTTCGGCGACCGCCCGATCGTCAAGGACTTCACCACCCGGGTCATCCGCGGCGACCGCGTCGGCATCGTCGGCCCAAACGGGGCCGGCAAGACCACGCTGATCAAACTGCTGACGGGCGAACTGGCCCCCGATTCCGGCCGCGTGAAGCTCGGCTCGAGCCTCGAGCTCGCCACGCTCGACCAGGGCCGCAAGGGGCTTGCGCCCGAGACCACCCTCAAGGACGCCCTCACCCAGGGCGGCTCGGATACGCTCATCATCAACGGGCAGCCCAAGCACGTCATGGGCTATATGAAGGACTTCCTCTTCACGCCCGAACAGGCGCGCACCGCCGTCTCCAAGCTCTCGGGTGGCGAGCGCGGCCGCCTGACGCTGGCGCGGGCCCTGGCGCTGCCCTCCAACGTCCTGGTGCTGGACGAGCCGACCAACGATCTCGACCTCGAAACCCTCGACCTGCTCCAGGAATTGCTCGCCGACTATCCCGGCACCGTCGTCGTGGTCAGCCACGACCGCGACTTCCTCGACCGCGTCTCGACCTCGGTGATCGTGGCCGAAGGCAATGGCGAGTGGAACGAATATGCCGGCGGCTACTCGGACATGGTCGCCCAGCGCGGCTATGGGGTGCGCAAGCCCGAAGCCAAGGCAGCGCCCGCCAAGCCAAAGCCTGCCCAGCAAGTTCCTGCCGCTGCCCCGGCTGCCAAGCGCAAGCTTTCCTTCAAGGAAAAGCACGCGCTCGAAACCCTGCCGGCGCAGATCAAGAAACTCGAAAACGAGATCGCCAGGCTCCAGGAAGCGCTGGCCGACCCGGGGCTATACGCCAAGTCCCCCGAGGAGTTCGAAAAGAAGAGCGCCGCGCTCGGCAAGGCCGATGCGGAGCGTGCCGCGGCCGAGGAGCAGTGGCTCGAACTCGAAATCCTGCGCGAGGAACTGGAGGGGTAG
- a CDS encoding sensor histidine kinase produces MAAPIAIFAATPALAQAGNAYTASALVGALPLAIAIGAGAFALMAMVALRNTKRDNRLNQSRTSEQISGLRALVDEYEALLAGTRELTVLWSEAASEPKFLGQAAAVLPPGRRAETVLNLHSWLPPEEAATLAKVLEALRVDGQGFDMGVTSSDGRQLRATGWVLGGAVAVRLRPTLLQRQTAAALDDKTLRADISSARAIFALMPCPAFVRDASNKLAYANPAYLQLARTLGKPVGDGEIPELLDSVGLGDKPQSRTVSFPTAGGGYELVEFPLTGGRAGYFEPHKPAVAPALGEGFEPGVSQLSAVMEVLSTPIAIFNAARELVQFNGAYAELFNLNPKWLKLGMDERSILDRLRTEGMLPNEPDYHKWRAKHLTSYQLTEPTEREPWHLPDGRTIQVIAAPAGPKGGVIYVFDDITARLRLESLNKSLSSVQRETLNALSEGVAVFGTNGRLTLSNPQLSKLWKLPMNELGTNPHIDQIAEACGKVMPEDGISIWRDLKRRIIDLNPMRADTTGRIARADGCLIDYAVTRLPDGQTMMTFMDVTDSANYSRVLKERNDALVTADRLKDAFVQNVSYELRSPLTNIIGFADLLSSQDMGPLNDKQRAYTDYIRASSVTLGVLIDNILDLATVDAGIAELRLDAVDIQTLVEKARAGLAATFPEINGERQLKLAVEVPEGIAPIKADATRLVQVLYNLLSNAARFSEPGGEIRLLVQERGERLLFIVEDDGAPMTEEMKAAMLDPVHSSGRQRGAGLGLAIVRTFVNLHGGTITMEKREPRGNRVVVNLPRDAAALAGAAE; encoded by the coding sequence GTGGCTGCCCCCATAGCAATCTTCGCCGCCACGCCAGCCCTCGCCCAGGCCGGCAACGCCTATACGGCCAGCGCCCTTGTCGGCGCCCTGCCGCTGGCCATCGCCATAGGCGCTGGGGCCTTCGCGCTCATGGCCATGGTGGCCCTGCGCAACACCAAGCGCGACAACCGGCTCAACCAGAGCCGCACCTCCGAACAGATTTCGGGCCTGCGCGCGCTCGTCGATGAATACGAGGCCCTGCTTGCCGGCACGCGCGAGCTCACCGTGCTCTGGAGCGAAGCCGCGTCCGAACCGAAGTTCCTCGGCCAGGCCGCCGCCGTGCTGCCGCCCGGCCGTCGCGCTGAAACCGTTCTCAACCTCCATTCCTGGCTGCCCCCCGAAGAGGCGGCGACGCTCGCCAAAGTCCTCGAGGCCCTGCGGGTCGATGGGCAGGGGTTCGACATGGGCGTTACCAGCTCGGACGGCCGCCAGTTGCGGGCCACCGGCTGGGTTTTGGGCGGCGCCGTTGCCGTGCGGCTGCGCCCGACGCTCCTGCAGCGCCAGACCGCCGCCGCCCTCGACGACAAGACGTTGCGCGCCGACATCTCGAGCGCCCGCGCCATCTTCGCGCTCATGCCGTGCCCGGCCTTCGTGCGCGACGCCAGCAACAAGCTGGCCTATGCCAACCCGGCCTATCTCCAGCTCGCCCGCACGCTCGGCAAGCCCGTCGGCGACGGGGAGATTCCCGAACTGCTCGACAGCGTCGGGCTGGGGGACAAGCCGCAATCGCGCACCGTCTCGTTTCCGACGGCGGGCGGCGGCTACGAACTGGTGGAGTTCCCGCTCACCGGCGGTCGCGCCGGCTATTTCGAGCCGCACAAGCCGGCGGTCGCCCCGGCACTGGGCGAAGGCTTCGAGCCCGGCGTCAGCCAGCTCAGCGCCGTCATGGAAGTGCTCTCCACGCCCATCGCCATCTTCAACGCGGCGCGCGAACTGGTGCAGTTCAACGGCGCCTATGCCGAGCTTTTCAACCTCAACCCCAAATGGCTCAAGCTGGGCATGGACGAGCGCTCGATCCTCGACCGCCTGCGAACCGAGGGCATGCTGCCCAACGAACCCGACTATCACAAATGGCGCGCCAAGCACCTGACCTCCTACCAGCTCACCGAGCCGACCGAGCGCGAACCCTGGCACCTGCCGGACGGGCGCACTATCCAGGTCATCGCCGCCCCGGCCGGCCCCAAGGGCGGCGTCATCTATGTCTTTGACGACATCACCGCGCGGCTGCGGCTCGAAAGCCTCAACAAGTCGCTCTCCAGCGTTCAGCGCGAAACCCTCAACGCCCTCTCCGAAGGGGTGGCGGTGTTCGGCACCAATGGCCGCCTGACGCTTTCCAACCCGCAGCTTTCCAAGCTCTGGAAGCTGCCGATGAACGAGCTGGGCACTAACCCGCATATCGACCAGATCGCCGAGGCCTGCGGCAAGGTCATGCCCGAGGATGGGATTTCGATCTGGCGCGACCTCAAGCGCCGCATCATCGACCTCAACCCCATGCGTGCCGACACCACGGGGCGCATCGCGCGCGCCGACGGGTGCCTCATCGACTATGCCGTGACGCGCCTGCCCGACGGGCAGACCATGATGACCTTCATGGACGTCACCGACAGCGCCAATTACAGCCGCGTGCTCAAGGAGCGCAACGACGCCCTGGTGACCGCCGACCGGCTCAAGGACGCGTTCGTCCAGAACGTCTCGTACGAACTGCGTTCCCCGCTCACCAACATCATCGGCTTCGCCGACCTGCTCTCGTCCCAGGACATGGGGCCGCTCAACGACAAGCAGCGCGCCTATACCGATTATATCCGCGCTTCGAGCGTGACTTTGGGCGTGCTCATCGACAACATCCTCGACCTCGCCACGGTCGATGCCGGCATCGCCGAACTGCGGCTCGATGCCGTGGACATCCAGACCCTGGTCGAAAAGGCGCGGGCCGGGCTCGCGGCCACCTTCCCCGAGATCAACGGCGAGCGCCAGCTCAAGCTGGCGGTGGAGGTGCCCGAGGGCATCGCGCCGATCAAGGCGGACGCCACCCGCCTCGTGCAGGTGCTCTATAACCTGCTTTCGAACGCGGCACGCTTCTCCGAGCCGGGCGGGGAAATCCGCCTCCTGGTCCAGGAACGCGGCGAGCGCCTCCTGTTCATCGTCGAAGACGACGGGGCGCCCATGACCGAGGAAATGAAGGCGGCCATGCTCGACCCCGTGCACAGCTCGGGACGCCAGCGCGGCGCCGGGCTTGGCCTTGCCATCGTGCGCACCTTCGTCAATCTCCATGGCGGCACCATCACCATGGAAAAGCGCGAACCGCGCGGCAATCGTGTCGTGGTCAACCTGCCGCGCGACGCCGCCGCGCTTGCCGGCGCCGCCGAATAG
- the tsaE gene encoding tRNA (adenosine(37)-N6)-threonylcarbamoyltransferase complex ATPase subunit type 1 TsaE, with amino-acid sequence MVFLPDDAATAQLGAALAALLRRGDLVVLEGDLGAGKTALARAIIRTLMGDPRMDVPSPSFALVQPYEGKGLSVIHADLYRLAAAGDVSELGLLDDPDAIVIVEWAERSPEIEAEASVRVELSVPHSGEGREASVTFGDERSLEKPNG; translated from the coding sequence ATGGTGTTCCTGCCCGACGATGCGGCGACGGCGCAACTGGGAGCGGCGCTCGCCGCGCTCCTGCGCCGCGGCGATCTCGTGGTGCTGGAAGGCGACCTTGGAGCCGGCAAGACCGCGCTCGCCCGGGCCATCATCCGCACGCTGATGGGCGATCCGCGCATGGACGTGCCTTCGCCGAGCTTCGCCCTGGTCCAGCCCTACGAGGGCAAGGGCCTTTCGGTCATCCATGCCGATCTCTACCGGCTGGCGGCGGCGGGCGACGTGAGCGAACTCGGGCTGCTCGACGATCCGGACGCCATCGTCATCGTCGAATGGGCGGAGCGCTCGCCCGAAATCGAGGCAGAGGCGAGCGTGCGCGTCGAGCTTTCCGTCCCGCACTCGGGCGAGGGGCGCGAGGCATCCGTCACCTTCGGCGACGAGCGGAGCCTCGAGAAACCGAACGGCTGA